Below is a window of Enterobacter kobei DNA.
GTTGTGCCATGGTTGTGTCCTTACTGTCTGTGTTGCCAGAATGCTGATAAACGCGCCCACGTCAGTTCTTCCGTAGAGGAGAGACGCAACATGGCGTGATCCAGGGTGTTGCCGATGCCCACCGACGCCATGCCGCAGGCATTGATGGCGTCAATACCGGCCTGCGCATCTTCCACACCGATGCAGGCTTGCGGGTCAACGCCCAGCCCGGCGCAGGCGTTAAGAAAGATCTCCGGATCCGGTTTCGAGTGGCGAATGCGTGACGCATCGGCGCAAAAGCCAAACAGCGCTGTCATCTCCAGCGCCTCAAGGATCGCCGGGGCATTCAGGGAGACGGATGCAAGCCCCGCAGGAATGCCGTGATCGCGCAGTTCAGTGAGCAGCGTTTTAATGCCTGGCAGCACGGCGTGTGGGGTAAGCTGGCGCAGTGAATCGACATAAATGCCGTTTTTACGCGCTGCCAGTGCCGCGCACTGCTCCGGGATAAAATCCTGTTCCCGCCCGCCGTGTACCAGAATGCGCCGCAGCGATTCCATGCGGCTGATGCCTTTCAGGGTGGCGTTAAAGGTTTCGTCGATATCGATCCCCACCTCTTTCGCCACCTGTCGCCAGGCATGAAAATGCAGTTCAGCGGTATCGGTGATCACACCGTCAAGGTCGAAAATGACGGCCTGTGGTTGCTGTGCCATAGCCTTATTGCCCCTCCGTGGTAGCGGTCCCGGACGTCGGTAAATAAAAATCGCGCAGTAAGCAGGTCAGCTCGCCGTCCACCGTCAGCGGCTGCTGATTGAGATAGAGGGTGATCGGGTGAGTGCTGCGGATACGGATCTGCTGCGCGTCGAGAGTGATGTGCAGCGACACGCCCTGCCAGCGCAGCGGGAAGTCGAGTTGCTGCCAGCCGTGGGGTAAACGCGGCGACAGATGCAGCGCTCCCTGACGCAACGACAGCCCGGCAAAACCCTGAATCGCCCCCAGCCAGATCGCCCCGGTGGCAGCGGCGTGAATGCCGTCGTCGCAGGCGTGCGGATCGCAGCCCAGATCGATGTCTGCCCCTTCGCGCCAGAAACGGTAGGCGGTATCGGTATCGCCGCAGCCTGCCGCCACGATGCCGTGGATCGCCTTGCTGAGCGACGAGTCGTGAATGGTGCGCGGTTCATAAAAGTTCAGGTTCGCCAGACACTGCGCGGGAGTGAACTGCTCCGGCAGCATATAGGTCAGCATCACCACGTCCGCCTGCTTGAGGATCTGCATCTCGTTGACTTCCGCCCGCGAATAATCCAGCAGGATGGTCTGCTTACCCGCATGGGTTTTATAGGCGCTGAGATCGATAACCGGTTTTTGCAGGAAGCTGTCATCCTGCGGCAGTACGCCGTCCGCCTGCGGTTGCGGCAGCCACAAACGCTTCAGAAAACGCTCCGCCTGACTCTGAAAAGCGTCATCGCGACAGGTAAACTGGCGCGCAAAATGTAGCGCCTGCGCCACGTTGTAGTGCGCCAGATAGTTGGTGTAGGCGTTGTTGTTGACGTGCTCGGTGTACTCGTCCGGGCCGATAACGTCGTGGATCTCCAGCCGGTTATTCACCTCTACTGCGCGGCTGATCCAGAATTTCGCCGTGTCGATGAGCAGTTCAAGCCCTTCATGCGCCATAAAGCAGTCGTCGCGGGTGGCGTGCCAGTAGCTCACCACCGCCCAGGCGATGTCTGCCACCAGGTGATGCTCCGCCAGCGCCGAGGCCACTTTTTGTCGCACGCCGGTACGGATGTTGATGGCGGCGAATTCCGGCGTTTCTTCGTTGCCGCTGCGGGCGCTTTCCCAGGGAAAGAGCGCCCCCTGCCAGCCGTTTTGCCGCGCTTTTTTGCGCGCGCCCGGCAAATTGTGCCAGCGATAGCGCAGTAAGCGGCGGGCGATGTCCGGCTGGCTGAACAGGTGGAACGGCAGCAGGAACACTTCGGTATCCCAGAAGATGTGGCCTTTATAACCCTCGCCGGTCAGCCCTTTCGCGGCAATACTGCTGCGCTCGTCGTGGGCCGGCGTCATGATATGCAGATGGTAAAGGGCGTAATCCAGCGCCTGCTGATCGCGTAGTTCCTGGCTTGTGACCTGCACGCGACTGCGCGCCCAGAAGGTCTGCCATTCCGCATCTGATGCGGCACGTAGCGCGTCAAAACCCTGCGCAACGCAGCGCTCAAGCTCCGTGCGCCCCTGCTGGCTCAACGATTCCTGCGACCGGGTAGGATCATCGCTCCAGGCGATCCAGCTTAGTTTTTCCAGCGTGATGCTCTCGCCCGCCGCGACGTTCGCCGTGTTGTGTTGCAGAAGCTGACGGTTTTTCGCGGTAAAGCAGGTGCTGGCGGCGCCGCTCACCCGGCACCAGCTGGTGATGGCGACATCCGCCGCGCCGTCCTGGGTGGCGTAGATGCCCTGAAGATAATGTTCGCCAAAGACCCGAAGCTGTACTTCATCCAGATGCTGACGGCCACAGTTGGTCTGCGTGGCGTCAATGCCGGTGACCAGCGACACACGGGTATCGCTGTTTAACGGCGTGATTGTCAGCGTCATGGCGAACAGCGGCAGCTGCGCAGCAGAGGCGAAACGGCGGCTGCTGATGCGGTACTGCGCGCCCTTTGGTGAACGCCAGAGCAGCGAGCGCGTCAGCTCGCCGGTGGCGAAATCCAGTTCGCGCTGCCAGTCGCCGATCTCGCCGCCTGCGGTAGTAAAAATCTCGCCGTTAAGTTCGATCTGCACGCCGATAACATCCGGCAGGTTAACCAGCTCGCTGGTTTCCCCTTTGCCCGCGCAGTGATACAACCCGGCGAGATACATGCCGCGAGTTTGCAGCGGGCAGGTTTCTTCGTGAGTGGCACGCACGCCCATGTAACCGTTGCCGGTGGTCATCAGCGAGGCGTATTTGTTCAGGCTATGCAGACTGCATTCCGTTTGCCTGAGCGTTGAAAGCTTGATCATAATTCCACACTTGTCCCTGTTTCGGCGGCCTGATAGAGCGCGGCGACCAGCTGCTGCACGATGCGTCCCTGTTCGGCGTCGGCAATCGGTACCGCCTCACCCTGCACGTGGCGTACAAAGGCGTCCATGCTGCGCTGATGGCGGTTGTCATCGGCCTGTTCGCGGGCAAACAGCGTTTTCAGCTCGCCGCCCTCGTCGGTATATACCTGCGCCGGAAACAGCGTCGCCCCGGCCTTATCGCCGCAGAAGGTCACGTTCATGATCGACTGCGCGGTCATGTTGAGCGCAAAGGAGGTTTCCAGCCGCAGGATGCCGCCGTTATGAAATTCAATGGTGCCGAACAGCGCGTCTTCGACGCTGTAGGTCGTCGGATCCCACTCGCCAAACTGACCGCTGTTTTTACGGGTGCCGATCTTCTGAAAGCTGTTGGCGCTGACGCGTTTGACCGCCGGAAAGCCGAGCACGTAGAGCGCCGCATCCAGCATATGAATGCCAATGTCGATCAGCGGGCCACCGCCTGAAAGGGCTTTATTGGTGAAAACGCCCCACCCCGGCACCCCGCAGCGGCGCAGCGCGGTCGCGGTGGTGACATACACTTCGCCCAGCGCGCCGTCGATCACCTGCTGACGCAGCAGTTGCGCATCCAGCGCGAAGCGGTGGTGAAAGTCGTAGGCCAGCACTTTTCCGGCGCGGCGGGCGGCGCTGCACATGGCTTCCGCCTCCTCCGGCGTCATGGCAGGCGGCTTTTCGCACATCACATGGCAACCGGCCGCCAGCGCCATCATTACGTGATCATAATGAAAACGGTTGGGCGAGCAGACGCTGACAATATCGGGCTTCACCGCGTCGAGCATGGCCTGGGGATCATCCCAGACCGTCATGTGCGCGCCGTACTTCTCTGCCATCGCCTGCGCCTGAGACAGGCGGCTGTCACAGACAGCCACCAGTTCCACAGCGTCATGGGTGCAGTAATACGAAGCGTGTACTTTATCCGCCACCTGCCCGGCGCCGATAATGGCGACGCGCAGCGGTGAAGTCGTGGTTGCACTCATCACAGAAAACCTCTTAGCAGGTACGCAAAAAGGCCAGTGACTCACGGTAAGCCGCGCACGGATCTTCTGCCCGCACGCGCCCTTCGTACACCACGTATCCCTGATAGTTATCGGCGCGCAGCTGATCAAACAGGGCGCGGAAGTTCAGCGTGCCGCTGCCCGGCTGATAGCGATGGTTATCAGCAATATGCACATGGCCCAGCAGATCGCGGTTGTCGTGCAGCGCTTTCGCCAGATCGTCTTCTTCAATGTTCATGTGGTAGAAATCGCCGATGATCTGCACGTGTTTCAGATCGTTGTCCACGATATAGCGACGGGCGTCGGCCAGGGTATTGATCATATGATCCTGGTAGCGGTTGAGCGGCTCCAGATAAACCGTGGTGCCGGTACGCGCCGCGACGTTATCGAGATAAATCAGCGATTCGCTGACCGCTTTGCGATCGCCTGCCAGGCTGCGCGGCGAGGTCATCGGCGGCAAACGGAAAGTAAACATGCCCCAGGCCGCCGGGACGATGATCCCCTGCCCGCCCACTTCCGCCAGCGCTTCCAGAATGCGTTCGATCTGTTGCAGGCCATTGAGACGTCGCTCTTCGATAAAGTCGCCGATCCAGCCGTCGTAGCCGCCGCAGGCGGTGGTCACCGGCAGGCCGGTTTCTTTAATGGCCGCTTTTACTGCGTCAATATTGTTGACCAGCAGTTTGCCGTCGATCTCAAAGCCATCGAAGCCCATTTCTTTGATAAAGCGAAACTTCTCAAGAATGTTTTCCGGGAAGAAGGCCTGGTTCTGTGTTCCGATTTTCATGTTCAGTAATCCTTTACCTTAAAAGGTGACGCCCATTTTGATGCTCTGTTCCGGATGACGGTCAACGAACTGCATATAGCTTTCCGGGCTGCTGGCGAAGGTCACCACCGGGTCGATCAGCGCTTCACAGTCGAGATAGCCGTTCATCAGCAGTTCCCAGCAGGTCTCTTCGATGCGTTTACGGCTCCAGCGCGGATAATCCGGGTTCGGTTCACTGCACGCACGGGAGAAGACAATTTTGGCGTTATTGAAATGCGCTTCACGGCCGAGATTGAAGCCTTCCGCAAACGGCTTGGCGAAGGCGACATAAGAGATGGTGCCGCCGTAGGCCAGCCCGCGCAGCGCCGACTGCAACGCATCGGCGTAGCCGCTGGTTTCGATGATCACGTCCGCGCCCTGTTTGCCGGTGAGCTTTTTGATCTCCAGACCCACGTCAGTGCCGATCGGGTTCAGGCAGAAATCTGCCCCGTGACGGCGGGCGATATCACAACGGTGTGCAATAGGATCGACGCCAATCACCACTGAGGCCCCGGCTTTTTTCGCCAGCTGCACGGCGATCTGACCGATAGCACCCAGACCGATAATCACCACGAAATCCCCGACGCGGACGTTGGCATCGCGCACGCCGCTCATGGCGAACTGTGCCGGGTCATAGCAGACCGCATTTTTCCACGAGCTACCCTGTGGCATTTTGCGCAGTTTGTAGTTATTCACCGCGTTGATGATGACCGTTTCCGATAACGGGCCGTAGCCGCATACCCGATCGCCGATAGCGTAGTCGGTGACCTGCGCGCCACGTTCGATTACCTCGCCCACCACCATGTTGCCGAGCTGGAACTTACCAAATTCGATACCGCGCGGCGCGTCTGCCGGGCGCGGGGTAAACATCTGCCACTCGGCGTTAAAATCCTCGTCGATAAACGGGCTGGCGGCGCGAAAATCCACCACTTCTGTGCCGTGTTTCGGCGCGCCAAACATGACGCGGATTTTCACTTCGTTCTCCGCCACCGCGCGATCTTCATACTCCACCAGCGCCGCAACACGCGGTGCGGTCGCCACTAACTTCTTCATACCAGTCTCCTGTTAAAATCAGGCCGCCTTAGCCCTTAACGCCACCAGCGGTCAGTCCACTTTTAATAAAACGTTCAGAAAGCGCATACATGATCACCACCGGCAGCGCGGTCACCAGCGAGGCCGCCATCATGCGTCCCCAGATATAATCCGGCGTGCTGAACAGCGTGTTCAGGCCGACCGGCAGGGTGAAATTGCTGGCGCTGGAAAGGAAAATCGAGGCGAACAGATAGTCGTTCCACGCCACCATGAAGCAGTAGACGAAGACCGACACCAGCCCGGATATCGCCAGCGGTACGGTGATGCGGAAGATAATTTGCAGGCGGTTGAGGCCGTCCATCATCGCCGCCTCTTCGATCTCATCGGGGATGGTGTCGAAGTAGCTTTTCAGCATGAACACGGCGGTAGGCAACGTCTGCGTGACCATGGTGATGATCAGCGCCATTTCGGTGTCGTAGATACCCAGCGCGGTGATGATCTTGAACAGCGGCACCACCAGCAAAATGCCGGAGAACATGTACACCGTGTAAAAGCTGGCATTGATGGTCATGCGGCCCTTAAAACGCAGGCGGGAGAGCGCATAGGCTCCCAGCGTGCCGAGAAACACCGCCACCGTGGACGACACCACCGACACCACCATGCTGTTACGGAAATAATCGACGAACGGGAAAATCAGCGGGTTAAAAATGTCGATATAGTGCTCCAGCGTCCACTGCTGTGGCAGCAGCGTTGGCGTGAGCGAAATCGCCTCTTTCGCGCCTTTAAACGAGGTCATCAGCATCACGAAAAACGGAAACAGCGTGATGATAAGAAAGGCCACCAGCCCGACGTAGAACCCGATGCGGTTGAGGGTGCGTTTACTTGTTGCCATTGAGATTCACCCGTTTTCTGGTCAGCAAAATTACCGCGAAGATAATGACGAACAGCACGATAGAAATGGCTGCTGCTTTTCCTAAGTCATTAAATGCGAAGGCGGTTTTATAGAGATAGACACCGAGGATATCGACCTTGGTGGTCAGCAAATACACGTCGGCGAACATATAGAACATCCAGATGGTACGCAGCGTGACCACCGTCGCCAGCACCGGCATAATCGCGGGCAGTGTGACGATGCGAAAACGCTGCCAGGCGTTCGCGCCGTCCATTTCGGCAGCTTCATACAGCGATTTGTCGATGGTCTGCAAAATCGCCAGAAAGGAAATGAACGCATAGGGGAAGTAGCGCCAGATGGCGAACAGCACCACCAGCACGAAGCTGCTGCCCGGATTATCAAACCACAGCGGCGCCTGATCGTAGAGATGCAGCAAATCAACGCCCAGATAGTTCACGATGCCGTAGCCATTGTTGAACATGTACTTCCAGGCGAAGACCAGCGAAATCGACGGCGTGACGTAGGACAAAATCACCAGCGAGCGCGCGGTTTTCCGCAGCCGAAACTCGCGGTTAAAGAAAATCGCCACCGCCAGACCGAGCACGGTACTGCCCGCTACCACCAGCACGGTGTACCAGACCGTCATCCACAGTGAATGCCAGAAACCCGGATCGCTTAAGATACGGATATAGTTATCCAGACCGACAAAAGTCGCGTCGATGCGCGGGTTTAGCGGCAGGCGTAAGAAACTGATCTCAATATTTGATACCATCGGCCAGGCTACCAGGCCCCCCAGCAGCAATAAGCTGGGGGCCAGTAGCAGCATGGCGAAAGGCATATCAGAACGACCTGAAAACAACCTTTTCATAACTGCAATTCACATCCTTTGATTAACGTTGTTTTACAAGTTCTTCCAGCTTCGCCTGACCCTCGACGAGGGTTTGCTTGAGATCTTTTTTACCCACCGTAACGTTATGCACCGCGCTGTTGATCACGCCAGAGCCAGTGACATCGCCCATACGGGTGAAGTTTTTGTCGCCGACCGATCCGAAGACCTGCATATTCGGATACTGGGCAATCAGGTCATAGGGCAGCTGACCAAAGGCTTTGATCACCTCGTTGTCTTTCCACAGCGCGGTGTCGGTGACGCCTTTGTTGGCCGGGAAAGCCGCGCCCGGCGACATCATTACCCACTCCGCTTCGTTCTCCGCTTTGTGCATAAAGGTGACGAATTTCTCAGCAGCAGCAGTTTCATCGGCCGCCTGGCCGTTACTGATGGTCAGCGAGGTGATCGTGCCGAACACTGCGGCGGATTGTTCAGTCGGCACCATAAAGCCGAGGTTGGCCGGGTTTCCCTCTTTAAACACCGCGGGCAGGATGTAGGTGGAATAGATCGCCATCGGCGCGGCACCGTTCATAAAAGCGTCTTTGATTTCCATGACGTTGTTGGAGCCAGGCATGGTGGTTTCCGCCAGCTGGCGATACATCTCCAGCGCCTGTTCCATTTCCGGGGTATTCAGGGTGATGCTGCCGCTGGCGTCAAAAACGTTGGCATTGTTGGAGAGCGCGAACTGCGAGAACGCCTGTTCGGTCATCACGCTTTCTGCCGTCGGCAGCGCGATACCGTATTTTTTCTGCGCCGGGTCGCTGAGTTTCTGCGCCGCTTCCAGTAACTGCTGCCAGTTCTGCGGCTCGCTCAAGCCGGCACTTTCCAGCACATCTTTTTTGTACCAGACGCCCTGCAACCAGGCGCTGATCGGCACGCCGTTCCACGCCGTTCCGTCTTCGGTACGCACGATGCGCAGCACGCCGTCATAAAAATTCTGCTCGCCCACGGCGGCGATCACGTCACCGATGGCCTTGCGATCCACCAGCTGTTCTTTGTCCATCACCTTGGCGTAGTCGTGGCTGGTTTCAATCACCTCCGGCAGCGCGCCGGTGCGCGCCAGGGTAATGATTTTGGTGTTAAAGGCGTCTTCTTCCACCGGCACCTGCTTCACCGTGATGTCCGGGTTTTCTTGCTGGAAACGGTCGATCAGGCGGGAAATAACCGCCTGGCGCTCCTGTTCAACCGAGGAGTGCATAAATTCAATGGCGACCGTCTTTTTTTCTTCCTTACAGCCTGAAATAAGGGCGCACGACACCAGTGCTGATAACAGCACGATTTTTGATTTAGACATAAGATGTTCCTTTATTGTTTTTTGATCCACATGACCTGCCACGGACGCAGGGTTATTTCCGCATGAGGGACAGGGCATTCACTTATTA
It encodes the following:
- a CDS encoding ABC transporter substrate-binding protein, whose amino-acid sequence is MSKSKIVLLSALVSCALISGCKEEKKTVAIEFMHSSVEQERQAVISRLIDRFQQENPDITVKQVPVEEDAFNTKIITLARTGALPEVIETSHDYAKVMDKEQLVDRKAIGDVIAAVGEQNFYDGVLRIVRTEDGTAWNGVPISAWLQGVWYKKDVLESAGLSEPQNWQQLLEAAQKLSDPAQKKYGIALPTAESVMTEQAFSQFALSNNANVFDASGSITLNTPEMEQALEMYRQLAETTMPGSNNVMEIKDAFMNGAAPMAIYSTYILPAVFKEGNPANLGFMVPTEQSAAVFGTITSLTISNGQAADETAAAEKFVTFMHKAENEAEWVMMSPGAAFPANKGVTDTALWKDNEVIKAFGQLPYDLIAQYPNMQVFGSVGDKNFTRMGDVTGSGVINSAVHNVTVGKKDLKQTLVEGQAKLEELVKQR
- the pgmB gene encoding beta-phosphoglucomutase codes for the protein MAQQPQAVIFDLDGVITDTAELHFHAWRQVAKEVGIDIDETFNATLKGISRMESLRRILVHGGREQDFIPEQCAALAARKNGIYVDSLRQLTPHAVLPGIKTLLTELRDHGIPAGLASVSLNAPAILEALEMTALFGFCADASRIRHSKPDPEIFLNACAGLGVDPQACIGVEDAQAGIDAINACGMASVGIGNTLDHAMLRLSSTEELTWARLSAFWQHRQ
- a CDS encoding zinc-dependent alcohol dehydrogenase, which produces MKKLVATAPRVAALVEYEDRAVAENEVKIRVMFGAPKHGTEVVDFRAASPFIDEDFNAEWQMFTPRPADAPRGIEFGKFQLGNMVVGEVIERGAQVTDYAIGDRVCGYGPLSETVIINAVNNYKLRKMPQGSSWKNAVCYDPAQFAMSGVRDANVRVGDFVVIIGLGAIGQIAVQLAKKAGASVVIGVDPIAHRCDIARRHGADFCLNPIGTDVGLEIKKLTGKQGADVIIETSGYADALQSALRGLAYGGTISYVAFAKPFAEGFNLGREAHFNNAKIVFSRACSEPNPDYPRWSRKRIEETCWELLMNGYLDCEALIDPVVTFASSPESYMQFVDRHPEQSIKMGVTF
- a CDS encoding carbohydrate ABC transporter permease gives rise to the protein MKRLFSGRSDMPFAMLLLAPSLLLLGGLVAWPMVSNIEISFLRLPLNPRIDATFVGLDNYIRILSDPGFWHSLWMTVWYTVLVVAGSTVLGLAVAIFFNREFRLRKTARSLVILSYVTPSISLVFAWKYMFNNGYGIVNYLGVDLLHLYDQAPLWFDNPGSSFVLVVLFAIWRYFPYAFISFLAILQTIDKSLYEAAEMDGANAWQRFRIVTLPAIMPVLATVVTLRTIWMFYMFADVYLLTTKVDILGVYLYKTAFAFNDLGKAAAISIVLFVIIFAVILLTRKRVNLNGNK
- a CDS encoding Gfo/Idh/MocA family protein; the protein is MMSATTTSPLRVAIIGAGQVADKVHASYYCTHDAVELVAVCDSRLSQAQAMAEKYGAHMTVWDDPQAMLDAVKPDIVSVCSPNRFHYDHVMMALAAGCHVMCEKPPAMTPEEAEAMCSAARRAGKVLAYDFHHRFALDAQLLRQQVIDGALGEVYVTTATALRRCGVPGWGVFTNKALSGGGPLIDIGIHMLDAALYVLGFPAVKRVSANSFQKIGTRKNSGQFGEWDPTTYSVEDALFGTIEFHNGGILRLETSFALNMTAQSIMNVTFCGDKAGATLFPAQVYTDEGGELKTLFAREQADDNRHQRSMDAFVRHVQGEAVPIADAEQGRIVQQLVAALYQAAETGTSVEL
- a CDS encoding carbohydrate ABC transporter permease gives rise to the protein MATSKRTLNRIGFYVGLVAFLIITLFPFFVMLMTSFKGAKEAISLTPTLLPQQWTLEHYIDIFNPLIFPFVDYFRNSMVVSVVSSTVAVFLGTLGAYALSRLRFKGRMTINASFYTVYMFSGILLVVPLFKIITALGIYDTEMALIITMVTQTLPTAVFMLKSYFDTIPDEIEEAAMMDGLNRLQIIFRITVPLAISGLVSVFVYCFMVAWNDYLFASIFLSSASNFTLPVGLNTLFSTPDYIWGRMMAASLVTALPVVIMYALSERFIKSGLTAGGVKG
- a CDS encoding glycoside hydrolase family 65 protein, which encodes MIKLSTLRQTECSLHSLNKYASLMTTGNGYMGVRATHEETCPLQTRGMYLAGLYHCAGKGETSELVNLPDVIGVQIELNGEIFTTAGGEIGDWQRELDFATGELTRSLLWRSPKGAQYRISSRRFASAAQLPLFAMTLTITPLNSDTRVSLVTGIDATQTNCGRQHLDEVQLRVFGEHYLQGIYATQDGAADVAITSWCRVSGAASTCFTAKNRQLLQHNTANVAAGESITLEKLSWIAWSDDPTRSQESLSQQGRTELERCVAQGFDALRAASDAEWQTFWARSRVQVTSQELRDQQALDYALYHLHIMTPAHDERSSIAAKGLTGEGYKGHIFWDTEVFLLPFHLFSQPDIARRLLRYRWHNLPGARKKARQNGWQGALFPWESARSGNEETPEFAAINIRTGVRQKVASALAEHHLVADIAWAVVSYWHATRDDCFMAHEGLELLIDTAKFWISRAVEVNNRLEIHDVIGPDEYTEHVNNNAYTNYLAHYNVAQALHFARQFTCRDDAFQSQAERFLKRLWLPQPQADGVLPQDDSFLQKPVIDLSAYKTHAGKQTILLDYSRAEVNEMQILKQADVVMLTYMLPEQFTPAQCLANLNFYEPRTIHDSSLSKAIHGIVAAGCGDTDTAYRFWREGADIDLGCDPHACDDGIHAAATGAIWLGAIQGFAGLSLRQGALHLSPRLPHGWQQLDFPLRWQGVSLHITLDAQQIRIRSTHPITLYLNQQPLTVDGELTCLLRDFYLPTSGTATTEGQ
- a CDS encoding sugar phosphate isomerase/epimerase family protein; amino-acid sequence: MKIGTQNQAFFPENILEKFRFIKEMGFDGFEIDGKLLVNNIDAVKAAIKETGLPVTTACGGYDGWIGDFIEERRLNGLQQIERILEALAEVGGQGIIVPAAWGMFTFRLPPMTSPRSLAGDRKAVSESLIYLDNVAARTGTTVYLEPLNRYQDHMINTLADARRYIVDNDLKHVQIIGDFYHMNIEEDDLAKALHDNRDLLGHVHIADNHRYQPGSGTLNFRALFDQLRADNYQGYVVYEGRVRAEDPCAAYRESLAFLRTC